The Candidatus Poribacteria bacterium genome segment GAACCGCTCTTTTCACAGGTTGCGCCACACATCACGGCAGTGCATACCCACGCTGCCGAGGAGCCGGAAACCTTTGAACTTTACCGTCAGATGTTCGAGTGGCTCAAACGCATTGGATTTGACGGCTATATCTCCAATGAATGCGCATATCGGGGACCAGATCCGGAGAAGGTGCTTGCGTTGTATATAGGGCTGTTTAAGGCGTTTGTGGGCGAATAATACCGGTAGGGAACAACAATCGTTGTTCCCTACTACCAAAAAGTGTAATTAGATAAGGGGGAAAAAATGGCTTATATAAAGAACTGGCGTGATGTCCAACCTAACATCGCTCATTTAAGCGCAGTACATTGGGGATGTCTACGCTCCGTGAAGGAAGGCGGTGACGATGATCGGCATCGTCTGGATCGGTTGGGCGGCTTTGCCCGGCACGCGCTCCAAGGACGCAAGACATCCGATTTTCACAAACATGAAAGTTTGGAGCAGGTCTACTACATCCTCAGCGGGAAGGGAGAAGTGCTGTTTGACGATAAGCGCTATCCCGTAAAAGATGGGGATGCAGTTTACTTACCGGCCGACATCCATCACCAGATGTTCAACACCATGAATGAAGGTTGGTTGGAACATCATGTCATCAGTATGGGTGTTCCGAGCAGGGATGGTAAGTTTACCATCCGCAATTGGACCCAGACACCGCCGCAGGGGGATGGTGCCGGTGCGGTACGATGGTATCAACTAGAACCTGAAGACGATAGTGAGAACGGTTGTCTGAAGGGAATGCAATTCATCGCTCGTGAGTCTGTGCAGCCCGGTAACGAATCAATTGAACGGTGTCACACGGATATTGAGCAGGTCTACTATGTGGTAGAGAATCGCGGTGTGCTCCAAAGCGGTGGTGAAGAACAGGAGATAACCGAAGGGGATATGATTCACATCCCCGCCGGCACGACGTACAAAATCCTGAATCCGCATCAGGAGTGGGTAAGTTCTCTGATTATGGCAGCTTGAGTGTAACGAAATCCCGGTAAATCGGGGTTGAGTGGCTACGCGCTGTATTACTCACGCTCCCACCGACTCGGATTCAT includes the following:
- a CDS encoding cupin domain-containing protein codes for the protein MAYIKNWRDVQPNIAHLSAVHWGCLRSVKEGGDDDRHRLDRLGGFARHALQGRKTSDFHKHESLEQVYYILSGKGEVLFDDKRYPVKDGDAVYLPADIHHQMFNTMNEGWLEHHVISMGVPSRDGKFTIRNWTQTPPQGDGAGAVRWYQLEPEDDSENGCLKGMQFIARESVQPGNESIERCHTDIEQVYYVVENRGVLQSGGEEQEITEGDMIHIPAGTTYKILNPHQEWVSSLIMAA